One Rhea pennata isolate bPtePen1 chromosome 3, bPtePen1.pri, whole genome shotgun sequence DNA segment encodes these proteins:
- the TDRD15 gene encoding tudor domain-containing protein 15, producing the protein MASLAPSPNILDIHLKITHIECHPECLLVAFQGQYKEGCEFDYNILQNEIERVFKVQDNVDVGGSCLVEDTEGKWHRGKVLEKKENTYEVFLIDIGQVLMVDEIHVASACGELFQLPPKMVYGVFANILPLGEKWGPKAINYFSSLIGLQIAGHVKAVLPYQLFILEVSKVVSDIVELKLGKLIDGDSFCLIVETLKALPQEMLCKRMPQLLKHKYAVQELLTFSDSEKPLYFRPVPGDLLPLIPVGSKENVKITVAISPNKFYCQIQKWQKELEDLTGAMHLYYEAMTRESNTSLDNLGLLCAARRQNGQWQRGVIQQLLSDHVEVWFMDFGNIEAVPSSCVWKLKEEFMSLPMTSFPCALSCFSNQDEAVIKLQMKELIQALIGQTSVCACVDLFNANKHLYYITLQNQKIGVNTKYPEQLNEAAALCVLPFNAKITSTDVNCKTCDENHSSSKNYTGNKVTDSLTEYGSSFSNHCKRVEMKMNSSHVAFVVYVINPSNFWIQIDEYQNEFHQLMRSIADVYNKCGTDDRILKNPEPGLLCCARYSKDMRYYRGVVTEVLCANVVVYFLDFGNTDTVPCCDVKTLLPAFSDLPALAMCCTLACTFPIEDVWVKKETDVFKEIVFNKPILLHVVGKQNNKYIVNAQCMNDLEECNVAMHMVQAGCAEYWEGRPESLINPEKNSQILNHQKLRSEYVYTQSSCSKNKVSGNGQLFKNERSLSVPPVLRESVVVSYFGRDATSQQHPLVPEKNKSYKEFMFKPGAIFEVVCSYIDSPADFSCQLQSRLPELNNLMEQIQTYYKVHTSPYRTGQAACVVKCSKDGKWYRASVVQQVSAEEVDVVFVDFGNQERVLLKDIQAVHPDFLALESQAFRCSLKNGPLQIDTLNWSEEICRHFEDFISASRGPLICIVYALILVSPNCLYNIVDLQTPFISAEEFLREHGHTQPEYVGLRKHASLSSLYSFCYSSFNIKIGSEEEVYITHIHSPSKFYCQLNRNTETIDTLMKKVSEISKTPNHAKYDTSNTRLCIARYFEDGLFYRAVAFPTESSSYFLVDFVDFGNKHMVERDQLIPIPECATDLLLTPMQAIKCCLSNLRETEIPVRVNRWFEETFLGKLLKAVIISREPDGQIVVELYDGQLQVSQKIREKILEELVLVKNYTEQFFGSCGVVHHIEDDKEIEKLNVEDSERTSLGTELQHEICDAYYQTNTGQNFEDEEQTACSAHDLCGKSLKLLTSQDSEEPGFKNSVNALLKYQEKPVDEKPISHSQCQPTLNLEKVTANTVFESSTERLNYTGQQERSEENIAKLTSLPQRDIQGNSELAGYISHVNSPSNFHIHLAEEENLIIQLAEELNESTANVGHEHDLGELMIGDVVLAEYSTDCFFYRAVIKTVKSENSFEVEFIDYGNTAVVSPSKIYRIKTKFLALPRLSIPCFLSRVKSTADESWTNKSISYFVRETNNKPVTCKFLQQLGEQWEVDIICDGKSMSDVLLQKKHRTKLQNTSMRSPENTSKQILVMNTDPQYRGSRNNLGSQSKVKAVGTKNTSKTLLKVPIQDINPGQVEAAEIINVSGCGKFHVKLLRNFKVLNDLNVMLVKEAERNCLLAIDNIEEGLECMTKSKMNLKWYRSKVIKKFSRERLMLVFLMDCGKCEMVSLNNVKMLSDEMKSIPKQAVPCKWVWFKNSNRIPFVHLVNVLLGHKIRILFLRYLESSRLWEVEILIGEILLLEYLNRLLIDGKTIVGPEKASNIDCKAFATSFRINSVTWMLLQSGRRYPGFATTVTDPSNFCIQLEGLFECMKNLSLLLSDLPDNLPALPKELVTPGAGCLIKVGLEAQWNRAEISEVSSQSVVLTFIDYGYLKNIPYSDIHKLKVLPENLAYLPRLAYSCSLCDTVPAKGEYWSEEAKLLFQKLLSKPGLIFCFKQYGAGMKLEVDVLYKQNNLACILVAAGHAVYSRSRCCLVPVSKIKSTKPRLQPSLL; encoded by the coding sequence ATGGCATCTTTGGCTCCCTCACCAAACATTTTAGACATACATCTGAAGATAACTCACATAGAATGCCATCCGGAGTGTTTGCTAGTAGCTTTTCAGGGTCAATACAAGGAGGGGTGTGAATTTGACTACAACATACTACAAAATGAAATTGAACGTGTATTTAAAGTACAAGATAATGTTGATGTTGGTGGGTCATGTTTGGTGGAagacacagaaggaaaatggcATAGAGGaaaagttttggaaaagaaagagaataccTATGAGGTCTTTCTTATAGACATTGGGCAAGTGCTGATGGTTGATGAAATACATGTTGCTTCTGCTTGTGGAGAATTGTTTCAGCTGCCTCCAAAGATGGTTTATGGAGTTTTTGCAAACATACTTCCTCTTGGGGAAAAATGGGGTCCAAAAGCTATAAactatttttcatctctgataGGATTACAGATTGCGGGTCATGTCAAAGCTGTTTTGCCGTACCAACTGTTTATTCTGGAAGTATCAAAAGTCGTTAGTGATATTGTTGAACTAAAGTTAGGAAAACTTATTGATGGAGATTCGTTTTGTCTAATTGTAGAAACGCTAAAAGCATTGCCCCAAGAAATGCTTTGTAAGCGAATGCCACAATTGTTGAAACATAAGTATGCAGTCCAGGAGTTACTTACATTTAGTGATTCTGAGAAACCTCTGTATTTTCGTCCAGTTCCTGGTGATCTCTTGCCACTTATACCTGTTGGcagtaaagaaaatgtaaaaataactgTTGCAATAAGTCCAAATAAGTTTTACTGTCAGATACAGAAATGGCAGAAAGAGCTGGAAGACTTGACAGGAGCAATGCATTTGTACTATGAAGCTATGACCAGGGAAAGTAATACATCATTGGATAATTTAGGTTTACTTTGTGCTGCCAGAAGACAAAATGGACAGTGGCAGAGAGGGGTGATACAACAGCTTCTCTCTGACCATGTGGAAGTTTGGTTTATGGATTTTGGCAATATTGAAGCTGTGCCATCTAGTTGTGTTTGGAAACTTAAGGAAGAATTTATGTCATTACCAATGACTTCATTTCCTTGTGCACTGTCTTGTTTTAGTAATCAAGATGAAGCAGTAATAAAACTTCAGATGAAAGAACTTATACAGGCCTTGATAGGGCAAACTtctgtgtgtgcctgtgttgATCTGTTTAATGCCAATAAACACTTGTATTATATTACAttgcaaaatcaaaaaattgGAGTGAATACTAAGTATCCAGAACAACTGAATGAGGCAGCTGCATTGTGTGTCTTACCTTTCAATGCAAAAATCACAAGTACTGATGTAAACTGCAAAACCTGTGATGAGAACCACAGTTCATCTAAGAATTATACTGGAAATAAAGTGACAGACTCCTTAACTGAATATGGCAGTTCTTTTTCAAACCACTGCAAAAGggtagaaatgaaaatgaattcttcCCATGTTGCTTTTGTGGTTTATGTAATAAATCCATCAAACTTCTGGATTCAAATAGATGAATATCAGAATGAATTTCATCAATTGATGAGAAGTATTGCAGATGTGTATAACAAATGTGGAACTGATGACAGGATCCTTAAAAACCCAGAGCCTGGATTACTGTGCTGTGCCCGGTATAGCAAAGATATGCGCTATTATCGAGGTGTTGTCACTGAAGTGCTTTGTGCCAATGTTGTTGTTTACTTTTTGGATTTTGGAAATACAGATACAGTACCCTGTTGTGATGTGAAAACATTGCTTCCAGCGTTTTCTGATTTACCAGCTTTAGCTATGTGTTGTACACTTGCATGCACGTTTCCCATTGAGGATGTGTGGGTTAAAAAGGAAACTGATGTCTTCAAAGAGATTGTGTTTAACAAACCAATTCTGCTTCATGTAGttggaaagcaaaacaacaagTATATTGTTAATGCACAATGTATGAATGATTTGGAGGAATGTAATGTTGCCATGCATATGGTTCAGGCTGGATGTGCTGAATACTGGGAGGGGAGACCAGAATCTCTAATAAATCcggaaaaaaattctcaaatcCTGAATCATCAAAAGTTAAGAAGCGagtatgtatatacacagaGCAGCTgtagtaaaaataaagtatcaGGAAATGGgcagctctttaaaaatgaaagatcatTAAGTGTACCTCCTGTGCTGAGAGAATCTGTTGTGGTCTCCTATTTTGGAAGAGATGCTACTTCCCAGCAGCATCCGTTAGtaccagagaaaaataaatcttataaAGAGTTCATGTTTAAACCAGGAGCTATTTTTGAAGTGGTGTGTTCCTACATTGATTCCCCAGCAGATTTTTCATGTCAGTTGCAAAGCAGACTGCCAGAGCTGAATAACTTGATGGAACAAATTCAGACTTACTATAAAGTACATACCAGTCCTTACAGAACTGGACAGGCTGCCTGTGTTGTTAAATGCTCCAAAGATGGGAAGTGGTACAGAGCATCTGTTGTACAGCAAGTATCTGCAGAGGAAGTTGATGTGGTTTTTGTAGACTTTGGTAATCAGGAAAGAGTGTTACTTAAGGATATTCAAGCTGTTCATCCAGACTTCCTAGCTCTGGAAAGTCAAGCATTTAGATGTAGTCTTAAAAATGGACCCTTGCAGATTGACACGCTTAATTGGTCTGAAGAGATATGTAGACATTTTGAGGACTTCATTTCTGCTTCTCGAGGACCACTGATTTGCATCGTTTATGCTCTAATTCTTGTGAGCCCAAACTGCTTGTACAACATAGTTGACTTACAGACGCCATTTATTAGTGCAGAAGAATTTCTAAGAGAACATGGTCACACCCAGCCTGAATATGTTGGATTGAGAAAACATGCATCTTTGAGTTCTCTGTACAGTTTTTGCTACTcatcttttaatataaaaattggCAGTGAGGAGGAAGTTTATATAACTCATATACATAGTCCTTCAAAATTCTATTGTCAGCTTAATCGAAACACTGAAACTATAGATACATTGATGAAGAAGGTTAGTGAAATAAGTAAAACGCCAAATCATGCAAAATATGATACTAGCAATACACGATTATGTATAGCCAGATATTTTGAAGATGGTCTCTTTTATAGAGCTGTGGCTTTTCCTACAGAATCATCATCCTATTTTTTAGTTGATTTTGTTGACTTTGGAAATAAACATATGGTAGAGAGAGACCAGTTGATACCCATTCCAGAGTGTGCCACTGACCTACTGTTAACACCCATGCAAGCTATTAAATGCTGTCTTTCAAATCTTAGGGAGACAGAAATTCCAGTAAGAGTCAATAGATGGTTTGAGGAGACTTTTCTTGGTAAACTGCTGAAGGCTGTAATTATATCCAGAGAACCAGATGGGCAGATTGTTGTGGAGTTGTATGATGGACAGCTCCAGGTAAgtcagaaaataagagaaaaaatattggaagaaTTGGTACTTGTGAAAAATTATACAGAACAGTTTTTTGGAAGTTGTGGAGTGGTGCACCACATAGAAGATgacaaagaaattgaaaaactAAACGTGGAAGATTCTGAAAGAACTAGTTTGGGAACTGAATTGCAACATGAAATATGTGATGCATATTATCAGACAAATACGGGGCAAAATTTTGAAGATGAAGAGCAGACAGCTTGTAGCGCACATGATTTGTGTGGCAAGTCCTTGAAACTGTTGACTTCCCAGGATAGTGAAGAACCAGGTTTTAAGAATAGTGTCAATGCTCTTCTGAAGTACCAAGAGAAACCTGTAGATGAAAAGCCTATTTCTCACTCACAGTGTCAGCCTACTTTAAATTTAGAGAAAGTAACTGCAAATACTGTCTTTGAATCTTCTACTGAAAGACTAAATTATACAGGTCAACAGGAAAGGAGTGAAGAAAATATAGCTAAATTAACTAGTCTTCCTCAACGTGATATTCAGGGGAATTCAGAACTGGCAGGGTATATTTCTCATGTAAATAGTCCATCAAATTTCCATATTCATcttgcagaggaggaaaatttAATAATTCAACTAGCAGAAGAATTAAATGAAAGCACAGCAAATGTAGGTCATGAGCATGACTTAGGTGAGCTCATGATAGGGGATGTTGTTTTAGCAGAATATTCTactgattgttttttttatagGGCAGTTATTAAAACTGTGAAATCAGAAAATTCCTTTGAGGTAGAGTTCATTGACTATGGTAATACAGCAGTTGTAAGTCCTTCAAAGATCTACAGGATTAAGACAAAGTTTTTAGCATTACCAAGGCTCAGTATTCCTTGTTTCCTTAGCAGAGTAAAAAGTACTGCTGATGAGAGCTGGACTAATAAAAGTATTTCCTATTTTGTAAGAGAAACTAATAACAAGCCAGTGACTTGTAAGTTCTTGCAACAGCTTGGAGAGCAGTGGGAAGTAGATATAATTTGTGATGGAAAGTCTATGTCTGATgtccttctgcagaaaaaacatAGGACAAAATTGCAAAATACATCAATGCGTAGTCCAGAAAATACATCAAAACAAATTCTGGTTATGAATACCGATCCTCAATACAGGGGCTCGAGGAATAATTTAGGGAGTCAAAGTAAAGTTAAGGCAGTTGGGAcaaaaaatacttccaaaacACTATTAAAAGTTCCTATTCAAGATATAAATCCTGGACAGGtagaagcagcagaaataatTAATGTTTCAGGGTGTGGAAAATTTCATGTGAAGCTACTTAGAAATTTCAAGGtattaaatgatttaaatgtaATGCTTgtcaaagaagcagaaagaaattgtTTGCTTGCAATAGATAATATTGAAGAAGGATTGGAATGCATGACGAAGTCTAAAATGAACTTAAAGTGGTATCGATCAAAAGTAATAAAGAAGTTTAGCAGGGAGAGGTTAATGCTAGTTTTTCTCATGGATTGTGGCAAGTGTGAGATGGTGTCCTTAAATAATGTAAAGATGCTCAGTGATGAGATGAAAAGTATTCCTAAACAAGCTGTGCCTTGTAAATGGGTTTggtttaaaaattcaaatagaaTTCCATTTGTCCATTTAGTAAATGTACTCCTGGGACATAAAATAAGAATCTTGTTTCTGAGATATTTGGAATCCTCTCGTCTATGGGAAGTAGAGATTTTAATAGGAGAAATTCTACTTCTGGAGTATTTGAATCGGCTCTTAATTGATGGTAAGACCATCGTTGGACCAGAGAAAGCCAGTAATATTGACTGTAAAGCATTTGCTACGTCATTCAGGATAAATTCAGTCACGTGGATGCTGCTGCAGAGCGGCAGACGGTATCCTGGATTTGCAACTACAGTTACTGATCCTTCGAACTTCTGCATTCAGTTGGAAGGCTTATTTGAGTGTATGAAGAACTTGTCTCTGTTGCTCTCTGACCTCCCTGATAACCTACCAGCTTTACCAAAAGAACTTGTGACTCCTGGTGCTGGTTGCTTGATCAAGGTTGGACTGGAAGCGCAGTGGAACAGAGCAGAAATTAGTGAAGTATCAAGTCAGTCTGTTGTTCTTACATTCATTGATTATGgctatctgaaaaatattccttacTCAGATATCCATAAACTTAAAGTTCTTCCAGAAAATCTGGCTTATTTACCACGCTTGGCATACTCTTGCTCTTTATGTGATACTGTTCCTGCCAAAGGAGAATACTGGAGTGAGGAGGCTaaacttctgtttcagaagCTTCTTAGTAAACCGGGtctgatattttgttttaagcAGTATGGTGCTGGAATGAAATTAGAGGTTGATGTTCTGTACAAGCAGAATAATCTAGCCTGTATTTTGGTTGCTGCTGGCCATGCAGTCTACTCTAGGAGTAGGTGCTGCCTTGTGCCAGTTAGCAAAATTAAATCAACCAAACCACGTTTGCAGCCCAGTCTACTGTGA